The genomic region CAGAAGTTGAAGGCGTGCTGAACAATGTCACCACGATTTCGTCGGCCGTCGAAGAGCAGACTGCGGTAACCCAGCAGGTTTCAAGCAACATGCAGAGCATGGCGAACTCTGTTGAGCAGTTCGCAAGCAGCGTGAACTTTATCCGAGATGCATCAGCTGTCGTTTCTGGCACTGTAGGGCGAACCCGTGAGGCAGCACTGGTGCTTTCGCGCTAAGGGCGTCGGGCCCAAAGCTCTGACGATTTTGAACAAAAGAGGCAGGATGATTTTGCATTCTGCCTCTTTTTTTGTTTGTGAATGCATTGCTATGAAGTTTATACCAAAATATATACGTAGGTATATTAACCCTCCCCAAATGGGGATATCGTATCAGGCATGGTCAGGCGATAGTCGGCACATCAAATGAACCCGTTTAGCGTAGTTGCGATATGCCGGAGTCGTCCATGAATTCACTGACATCCATAACTGTTGAAGCCGCTGATGAGTTCGATGACGTCTTCGGCTTGATTGACGCGTCGTTTTCTGTCGCGGAGCTGGACCTGACGGGCAATGTCATCCGTGTAAACGATAATTTCCTTGCATTGACCGGATATGACGAAAAAGAGGTTCTGGGCCGTCACCATTCGATGTTTTTGTCGGACGATGTGGTTGAGGCGGCTGAGTACGGTCTGTGTTGGGTTGATTTGCGGGCCGGTAAATCCAAAAGTGTTATCTTGCCGTGGATCACCAAGACCGGGGAGCGCAAGTGGGTTGAAGAAACCGTCGGTCCGGTGAAAGATCGCAATGGCAAGGTCATCCGCATTGTCCGGCTTGGCGTTGATGTCACTTGGCGTCATGACAGTTTGGCCGACCTGCAGGGCAAAGTGGACGCGATTGAACATAGCCAGGCGGTCATTGAGTTTGATGTCGCGGGCAACGTCCTGACAGCCAACTACAATTTCCTCGTCGCCATGGGTTACAGTCTGTCGGAAGTGGCAGGCAAACATCACAGCATGTTTGTTGATCCCGAATATGCCGCGAGTGCCGAGTACCGTGCATTCTGGCGATCGCTGGCAAAGGAAAAGAACCGCGCCTGCCAGTTCAAGCGTTTTGGCAAGGACGGTCGCGAGGTCTGGTTTGAAGCAAGCTATAGCCCGGTTTACGGGGCGGATGGCAAAGTGTGTAAGATTGTCAAATTTGCCACCGATATTACCGAACAGGTCACGTCACTGGCTAATTTGAAATCGACACTTGAAGCCGGTTTCGACGAAATTGATCAGACCGTTGGCAAGATTGACCAGCGTTACGAGGATATTGCGGCGTCATGGCGTCGGGCGCATGCGCATCTGGAAGTCAGCGCGATGGTCGCCGGACGGCTTGTCAGCAGTGTGGATGAAACAGCCCAACGCATGACCGAGCTGCGATCGGTTGCCGATCACGCATTCGATCATGCAATTGAAAGTGACGGGGCGATTGCATCGATTGAAAAGGCACTTGATGTATTGCGCGAC from Thalassospira indica harbors:
- a CDS encoding PAS domain S-box protein is translated as MNSLTSITVEAADEFDDVFGLIDASFSVAELDLTGNVIRVNDNFLALTGYDEKEVLGRHHSMFLSDDVVEAAEYGLCWVDLRAGKSKSVILPWITKTGERKWVEETVGPVKDRNGKVIRIVRLGVDVTWRHDSLADLQGKVDAIEHSQAVIEFDVAGNVLTANYNFLVAMGYSLSEVAGKHHSMFVDPEYAASAEYRAFWRSLAKEKNRACQFKRFGKDGREVWFEASYSPVYGADGKVCKIVKFATDITEQVTSLANLKSTLEAGFDEIDQTVGKIDQRYEDIAASWRRAHAHLEVSAMVAGRLVSSVDETAQRMTELRSVADHAFDHAIESDGAIASIEKALDVLRDCARDDPAIIEQIEVLEKCVGETARVSTAVRGDLKAMLSRVAVVSLAVSQQAEITHQVSSEMQGVQTSLETSQRSFNDMIKASEGIPLIVGRTREASGILAR